A genome region from Eremothecium gossypii ATCC 10895 chromosome VII, complete sequence includes the following:
- the DBF4 gene encoding protein serine/threonine kinase activating protein DBF4 (Syntenic homolog of Saccharomyces cerevisiae YDR052C (DBF4)), whose protein sequence is MGSPIKPGGPGRVATGPGSKYGRSPLKENDPNNQLRGVKAGIGSAVQCFPGKKRSLNLLEETEKVRSKRAKAAGVAHPTGSPITGGVAGGRTIEGAVLITRQQAQRRAEQSKITAKDLLDWQQNWKRIMRKDTRIYFDTAVVDHLQGAKLEKRKELLKRGFSILGAQMKVFFDMDVTIVITSRKLDRYDNLPETDVLFRAYKSSYMKIWNYEKALRFLKNLEVDVDGLEQQNAVGASTGGPLLVIGGGHHNSGLAANALTTTNATATLSKLLESEKLYGPSDRDPKAKRDDVHYFRYPHVYLYDIWQTWAPLITVEWRPSELTEPEKLPYPSVKPGSFGRCPFVGDGTCDELSTRRILKRYKRDCLNEKYALKLRLLYQDSAVPRQIDDISEDEYPVMLPTTAQYPNSKTKYLEVMGIEDSKCKRPPPMSLLTRQETAGEDVLGNDDLCKRKNRIPQEIKASGVNQSLDTNAGGSLSIGNGLAPAKASNVNKSLKSLNRLVVDRKFTQQTIPPPPQAAKPTLTAACIQEKHSASPQGSLAPNHTVTASPVPAKRPLQGKLGGGYCENCRVKYDHLDQHIRTEKHQSFAENDNKFERIDSLINTLRDEYTLYGSSQ, encoded by the coding sequence ATGGGTTCACCTATCAAGCCGGGGGGGCCAGGCAGAGTGGCCACAGGGCCGGGAAGCAAATATGGGCGGTCGCCACTCAAGGAGAACGATCCTAACAACCAGTTGCGTGGAGTAAAGGCGGGCATCGGGTCCGCGGTGCAGTGTTTTCCCGGGAAAAAGAGGTCGCTGAACCTTCTGGAGGAGACAGAGAAAGTACGCAGTAAGAGGGCGAAGGCCGCGGGGGTGGCGCATCCAACGGGGTCGCCGATTACGGGTGGCGTGGCGGGCGGGCGTACCATCGAGGGTGCTGTGCTTATAACGCGCCAACAGGCCCAGCGGCGGGCAGAGCAGTCGAAGATAACAGCGAAGGACCTGCTTGACTGGCAACAAAACTGGAAGCGCATTATGCGCAAGGACACCAGGATCTATTTTGACACTGCGGTGGTAGATCACCTGCAAGGGGCGAAGCTCGAGAAGCGGAAAGAGCTGCTTAAGCGCGGATTCTCCATTTTGGGAGCACAGATGAAAGTCTTTTTCGATATGGACGTCACGATAGTCATCACAAGTAGGAAACTGGATAGATACGACAATCTTCCGGAAACAGACGTGTTATTCCGTGCATATAAAAGCAGCTACATGAAAATATGGAATTACGAAAAAGCCCTACGTTTCCTAAAAAACTTGGAGGTGGACGTCGATGGGCTGGAACAACAAAATGCTGTCGGTGCATCTACAGGCGGCCCGTTACTGGTAATAGGCGGTGGGCATCATAATAGCGGGCTTGCAGCAAATGCGCTGACAACGACGAATGCAACGGCCACACTCTCCAAGCTCCTGGAGAGTGAAAAGCTGTACGGGCCCAGCGACCGGGACCCGAAGGCCAAACGCGACGACGTGCATTACTTCAGGTACCCACATGTATATCTATATGATATCTGGCAGACATGGGCACCCCTGATAACTGTGGAGTGGAGACCATCCGAGCTCACCGAACCAGAAAAATTACCTTACCCGAGCGTAAAGCCTGGGAGTTTTGGAAGGTGTCCATTCGTCGGGGATGGTACATGCGACGAACTGTCGACGAGGCGCATACTCAAGCGATACAAGCGCGATTGTCTGAACGAGAAATACGCGCTGAAGCTGAGACTTCTATACCAGGACTCTGCTGTGCCTAGGCAAATAGATGACATATCCGAGGATGAGTACCCGGTCATGCTACCCACCACTGCGCAGTACCCCAACAGCAAAACCAAGTATCTGGAGGTCATGGGCATTGAAGATTCCAAGTGCAAGCGCCCTCCCCCGATGTCGCTTCTTACGCGCCAAGAAACAGCCGGTGAAGACGTGCTGGGCAACGACGACCTCTGTAAGCGGAAAAATAGGATTCCGCAGGAAATCAAAGCTAGTGGCGTCAATCAGTCTCTCGATACAAATGCAGGTGGCTCCCTCTCGATCGGCAACGGACTGGCGCCGGCAAAAGCCTCAAATGTAAACAAAAGCCTCAAATCTCTGAACCGCCTCGTTGTAGATCGCAAGTTTACCCAGCAGACGATTCCCCCGCCCCCGCAGGCAGCAAAACCTACCCTAACTGCTGCATGCATCCAAGAAAAGCATTCGGCGTCCCCCCAGGGTTCTCTGGCGCCTAACCACACCGTCACGGCCAGCCCCGTGCCCGCCAAACGGCCGCTACAGGGAAAGCTGGGTGGTGGCTACTGCGAGAACTGCCGCGTTAAGTACGATCACCTGGACCAGCATATCCGCACCGAGAAGCATCAAAGTTTCGCAGAAAATGACAACAAGTTCGAGAGAATAGACTCACTAATCAACACCCTACGCGACGAGTACACGCTCTATGGCTCATCACAGTGA
- the SLM4 gene encoding Slm4p (Syntenic homolog of Saccharomyces cerevisiae YBR077C (SLM4)), whose product MQEALGHHSCLCSGGRCRQRRCRRPSRMCLGGAGQRCAGCPGFQALKMYVAPLCCGRRIHTRTVCTMAMLQSRSIKRLLQQTLEPTATPLSTYQLQSTVLLSSKTGSIVSFVSANPAHPTSGDALNNLKMMALLIKEKWSEDEHDPQAQATKSCYHVTVPARDDAAAAAAPLTTRIYTCELEDLHTCVAQIPGSDLLLLFIADSLFPHGMLVLKMKSLLSAFSEVYGYKLD is encoded by the coding sequence ATGCAGGAGGCGCTCGGCCACCATTCCTGCCTCTGCAGCGGTGGTCGCTGCAGGCAGCGGCGGTGCCGCCGGCCCTCCCGCATGTGCCTGGGCGGGGCCGGCCAGCGCTGTGCTGGCTGCCCTGGATTTCAAGCTTTGAAAATGTACGTTGCTCCTCTATGTTGCGGCCGCCGTATACACACACGGACGGTCTGCACAATGGCAATGCTCCAGAGCAGGAGTATAAAGCGTTTGCTGCAACAGACCCTCGAGCCCACGGCCACGCCGCTCTCCACGTACCAGCTGCAGAGCACCGTGCTGCTCAGCAGCAAGACAGGCTCTATTGTGTCCTTCGTGTCGGCCAACCCCGCGCACCCCACCTCAGGCGATGCCCTGAACAACCTGAAGATGATGGCGCTGCTGATCAAGGAGAAGTGGTCCGAGGACGAGCACGACCCCCAGGCCCAGGCCACCAAGAGCTgctatcacgtgaccgtCCCGGCCCGCGACgacgccgcagctgcggccgcCCCGCTCACGACGCGCATCTACACTTGCGAGCTCGAGGACCTGCACACTTGCGTTGCACAGATCCCCGGCTCGGACTTGCTGTTGCTCTTTATTGCCGACTCCCTCTTCCCCCATGGCATGCTCGTACTAAAAATGAAGAGCCTGCTAAGCGCGTTCTCAGAGGTCTACGGGTACAAGCTGGACTAG